From Deferrisoma camini S3R1, the proteins below share one genomic window:
- a CDS encoding LemA family protein: MKKGWIALGAVVLAVLLAYGWVKGTYNGLVAAEEQVAKAWADVESSYQRRADLIPNLVETVKGYAAHEKDVLTQVTEARSRVGQIRVDARGLTPGALEQFRKAQQGLSGALSRLLAVAERYPDLKANQNFLDLQTQLEGTENRINVARTRYNEAARAYNTRIRSFPANLFARAFGFEPKPYFQAEEGAQTVPKVRF; encoded by the coding sequence ATGAAGAAGGGATGGATCGCGCTGGGCGCCGTGGTTCTGGCGGTGCTCTTGGCCTACGGGTGGGTCAAGGGGACCTACAACGGGCTGGTGGCGGCCGAGGAGCAGGTGGCCAAGGCCTGGGCCGACGTGGAGAGCTCCTACCAGCGGCGGGCCGACCTGATCCCCAACCTGGTGGAGACGGTCAAGGGGTATGCGGCCCACGAGAAGGACGTGCTGACCCAGGTCACCGAGGCGCGCAGCCGGGTGGGCCAGATCCGGGTGGACGCCCGGGGGCTCACCCCCGGGGCCCTCGAACAGTTCCGCAAGGCCCAGCAGGGGCTGTCCGGGGCGCTGTCGCGCCTGCTGGCCGTGGCCGAGCGCTACCCCGACCTGAAGGCGAACCAGAACTTCCTGGACCTGCAGACCCAGCTCGAGGGCACCGAGAACCGGATCAACGTGGCCCGCACCCGGTACAACGAGGCGGCCCGGGCCTACAACACCCGGATCCGGTCGTTTCCGGCCAACCTGTTCGCCCGGGCGTTCGGGTTCGAGCCCAAGCCCTACTTCCAGGCAGAGGAGGGCGCCCAGACGGTGCCCAAGGTGAGGTTCTGA
- a CDS encoding TPM domain-containing protein, producing MVWLAFAAAAAGLEVPPRPLGRVSDFAGLLKPQERARIEARLAEIERTTSNQFAVAIFPSLEGEDLEDFSIRLAEAWKIGQKGRDNGLILLVFPKERKVRIEVGYGLEGAIPDVLAGRVIRDVLAPRFRKGDYAGGILAAVDALDKASRGEFEATPQAKNKGVPPQVLGIFPFILFVLLFLAAASRSRSAHIGGRGVRRGGFWWFGPGGGFGGRGGFGGGGFGGGGGGFGGGGASGGW from the coding sequence GTGGTGTGGCTCGCCTTTGCGGCGGCTGCCGCCGGCCTGGAGGTGCCGCCCCGGCCCCTCGGGCGGGTGAGCGACTTCGCCGGACTCCTGAAACCCCAGGAACGCGCCCGGATCGAGGCCCGACTCGCGGAGATCGAGCGCACCACCTCGAACCAGTTCGCGGTGGCGATCTTCCCGAGCCTGGAGGGCGAGGACCTGGAGGACTTCTCGATCCGGCTCGCCGAGGCCTGGAAGATCGGGCAGAAGGGGCGGGACAACGGGCTGATCCTGCTGGTGTTCCCGAAGGAGCGTAAGGTCCGGATCGAGGTGGGGTACGGCCTGGAGGGGGCGATCCCCGACGTCCTGGCCGGCCGGGTGATCCGGGACGTGCTGGCTCCCCGGTTCCGCAAGGGGGACTATGCCGGGGGCATCCTGGCCGCGGTGGACGCCCTGGATAAGGCCAGCCGGGGGGAGTTCGAGGCCACGCCCCAGGCGAAGAACAAGGGCGTGCCCCCCCAGGTCCTGGGCATCTTTCCCTTCATCCTGTTCGTGCTGCTGTTCCTGGCGGCCGCGTCCCGGTCGCGCTCGGCCCACATCGGCGGCCGCGGGGTGCGCCGCGGCGGGTTCTGGTGGTTCGGCCCGGGCGGGGGCTTCGGGGGCAGAGGTGGGTTCGGCGGGGGCGGCTTCGGGGGCGGTGGCGGGGGATTCGGCGGCGGCGGCGCCAGCGGAGGGTGGTGA
- a CDS encoding TPM domain-containing protein: MSDRKTRPTAFLTPEEKRRVETAIAEAERRTSAEIRVVISRRARGDPLEAARRAFARLGMHETRERNGVIIYLATAERRFAIFGDEGVHRFVGQAGWESIRDGMAERFARGAFGEGLVYAVEQVGKVLAEHFPWREDDVNELPDEVVEE; the protein is encoded by the coding sequence ATGTCCGATCGGAAGACGAGGCCCACGGCGTTCCTCACCCCGGAGGAGAAGCGCCGGGTGGAAACCGCGATCGCCGAGGCCGAGCGACGCACCAGCGCCGAGATCCGGGTGGTGATCTCCCGACGGGCCCGAGGGGATCCCCTCGAGGCGGCCCGCCGGGCCTTCGCCCGGCTGGGCATGCACGAGACCCGGGAGCGCAACGGCGTGATCATCTACCTGGCCACCGCAGAGCGCCGGTTCGCCATCTTCGGCGACGAAGGGGTGCACCGGTTCGTGGGGCAGGCCGGGTGGGAGAGCATCCGCGACGGCATGGCCGAGCGGTTCGCCCGGGGCGCCTTTGGCGAGGGCCTGGTCTATGCCGTGGAGCAGGTGGGCAAGGTCCTGGCCGAGCACTTCCCGTGGCGCGAGGACGACGTGAACGAGCTGCCCGACGAGGTGGTGGAGGAGTGA
- the mobA gene encoding molybdenum cofactor guanylyltransferase, with amino-acid sequence MLERIPLAAILAGGKGRRMGGRDKARMEFLGVPLIERVRAAVEPLAGAVIVVGGKEYLAHRGIPTVPDRFPGASALGGIATALAWARENLGPGVWVLCLACDMPLIRRGVLSLIWSRRDEAQVVVPRVEAGYEPLCALYREDALEVLLERISAGDLGILRAFSRLRTVEVGEEEVRRVDPDLRTFLNLNRPEDVERALSRAGGAGASAPDSSPPGAASRRGVG; translated from the coding sequence ATGCTGGAGCGGATTCCCTTGGCCGCGATCTTGGCGGGGGGCAAGGGGCGCCGCATGGGCGGCCGGGACAAGGCGCGCATGGAGTTCTTGGGCGTCCCTTTGATCGAGCGGGTGCGTGCGGCCGTGGAGCCGCTGGCCGGTGCGGTGATCGTGGTGGGGGGGAAGGAGTACCTGGCCCACCGGGGGATCCCCACCGTCCCGGACCGGTTCCCCGGGGCCAGCGCCCTGGGGGGGATCGCCACGGCCCTCGCCTGGGCACGGGAGAACCTGGGCCCAGGCGTTTGGGTTCTCTGCCTCGCCTGTGACATGCCCCTGATCCGGCGAGGGGTCCTCTCCCTGATCTGGTCCCGCCGGGACGAGGCCCAGGTGGTCGTGCCCCGGGTGGAGGCCGGGTATGAGCCCCTGTGCGCCCTCTACCGGGAGGACGCCCTGGAGGTGTTGCTGGAACGGATCTCCGCCGGAGATCTGGGCATCTTGCGGGCGTTCTCCCGGTTACGAACCGTGGAGGTTGGGGAGGAGGAGGTGCGGCGGGTGGATCCTGATCTGCGGACGTTTCTGAACCTGAACCGCCCCGAGGACGTGGAACGGGCTTTGTCTAGAGCCGGCGGCGCCGGTGCCAGTGCTCCAGATAGTTCTCCCCCTGGCGCCGCCAGTCGTCGAGGCGTCGGGTGA
- the rplU gene encoding 50S ribosomal protein L21: MYAVIRTGGKQYLVGQGDFVKVEKLPGDVGQEVVFEEVLLVNDGSELKLGKPVVEGVRVRGTIVEQGRDKKIIVFKMKRRKGYRRKQGHRQHYTGVKVEAIETA, encoded by the coding sequence ATGTACGCAGTGATCCGCACCGGAGGCAAGCAGTACCTGGTGGGCCAGGGGGACTTCGTGAAGGTGGAGAAGCTCCCGGGAGACGTGGGTCAGGAGGTGGTGTTCGAGGAGGTGCTCCTGGTGAACGACGGGAGCGAGCTCAAGCTGGGCAAGCCCGTGGTGGAGGGCGTCCGGGTCCGCGGCACCATCGTGGAGCAGGGCCGCGACAAGAAGATCATCGTGTTCAAGATGAAGCGCCGCAAGGGGTACCGCCGGAAGCAGGGGCACCGGCAGCACTACACCGGCGTGAAGGTCGAGGCCATCGAGACGGCCTGA
- the rpmA gene encoding 50S ribosomal protein L27: MAHKKAGGSSRNGRDSIGKRRGVKRFGGQAVRAGNILVRQLGTKFKPGQNVGVGRDHTLFALVDGVVKFETKGRERRVYVNVVPAEEAAS, from the coding sequence ATGGCTCATAAGAAGGCAGGCGGAAGCTCCCGGAACGGCCGCGACAGTATCGGCAAGCGAAGGGGCGTGAAGCGGTTTGGCGGACAGGCGGTGCGCGCCGGAAACATTCTGGTGCGGCAGTTGGGCACCAAGTTCAAGCCCGGCCAGAACGTGGGCGTGGGCCGGGACCACACCCTGTTCGCCCTGGTGGACGGCGTGGTGAAGTTCGAGACGAAGGGCAGGGAGCGCCGGGTGTACGTGAACGTGGTCCCGGCCGAGGAGGCGGCTTCTTAG
- the obgE gene encoding GTPase ObgE codes for MKFVDEVELTLASGNGGRGCVSFRREKFVPLGGPDGGDGGDGGDVVLVADPQLTTLLDFRHRRVMRAENGRPGMGSDRTGRRGRSLELRLPVGTVVRDAETGEVLADLTEPGQRVRLLRGGKGGKGNARFANPRNRAPRYAQPGTPGEERRVRLELKLIADVGLVGLPNAGKSTLISRISAARPKIADYPFTTLVPNLGVVRWNEERSFVVADIPGLIEGAHEGAGLGIRFLKHVERTRLLLHLVDPTQGEPLALYDAIRGELEAFSRDLASKPERVVVTKLDLTEVREALPAIRDAFARRGIEVWAVSAVTGEGVDQLVRRTGRLLFAGEEET; via the coding sequence ATGAAATTCGTGGACGAGGTGGAGCTGACCCTGGCGTCGGGAAACGGCGGCCGGGGGTGCGTGTCGTTCCGTAGGGAGAAGTTCGTTCCCCTGGGCGGCCCCGACGGCGGGGACGGCGGAGACGGCGGGGACGTCGTGCTGGTGGCCGACCCCCAGTTGACCACCCTGTTGGACTTCCGCCACCGCCGGGTCATGCGGGCCGAGAACGGCCGGCCCGGCATGGGGTCCGACCGGACCGGCCGCCGGGGGAGGAGCCTGGAGCTCCGGCTGCCCGTGGGCACCGTGGTGCGCGACGCCGAGACCGGGGAGGTGCTGGCCGACCTGACGGAGCCGGGCCAGAGGGTGAGGCTACTCCGGGGGGGCAAGGGGGGAAAGGGCAACGCCCGGTTCGCCAACCCCCGCAACCGCGCCCCCCGCTACGCCCAGCCGGGCACGCCGGGCGAGGAACGCCGGGTGCGGCTCGAGCTCAAGCTGATCGCCGACGTGGGCCTGGTGGGGCTGCCCAACGCGGGCAAGTCCACGTTGATCTCGCGGATCTCAGCGGCCCGGCCCAAGATCGCCGACTACCCGTTCACCACCCTGGTGCCCAACCTGGGGGTGGTGCGCTGGAACGAGGAACGGTCGTTCGTGGTGGCCGACATCCCGGGCCTGATCGAGGGCGCCCACGAGGGGGCCGGGTTGGGCATCCGGTTCCTAAAGCACGTGGAACGCACCCGGCTGCTGCTGCACCTGGTGGACCCCACCCAGGGGGAGCCCCTGGCCCTGTACGACGCGATCCGGGGGGAGCTGGAGGCGTTCAGCCGGGACCTCGCGTCCAAGCCCGAGCGGGTGGTGGTGACCAAGCTGGACCTGACCGAGGTGCGCGAGGCCCTGCCCGCCATCCGCGACGCGTTCGCCCGGCGGGGCATCGAGGTGTGGGCCGTGTCGGCCGTGACCGGCGAAGGGGTCGACCAGTTGGTCCGGCGCACCGGCCGGCTGTTGTTCGCAGGAGAGGAGGAGACGTGA